The Kosakonia sacchari SP1 genome includes a window with the following:
- a CDS encoding helix-turn-helix transcriptional regulator, which produces MNIYTISDDVYFQNGIISLAKSKGWDIVAHELDSSLTNQLTPDDVVILHLDAKNSSYAKAISPLNKVCKLLVILGAARDIVINDADLVIKSRDSLLDISRAIRVVVKKKKEVSIRDSELSDIENTILKESLKGKNIHLIAKTLNIPPKRVYAYRNKACKKLGGKKISDLLLIKDKLLEESSTFFTSPASIRELDYSF; this is translated from the coding sequence ATGAATATTTATACAATCAGTGACGATGTTTATTTCCAAAATGGAATTATTTCACTAGCCAAATCGAAAGGATGGGACATAGTTGCACATGAATTAGATTCTTCACTTACTAACCAACTTACACCAGATGACGTCGTAATCCTTCATCTGGATGCAAAAAACAGCTCCTATGCCAAGGCGATCTCACCACTTAATAAAGTCTGTAAATTGCTGGTTATTCTAGGTGCCGCGAGAGATATCGTGATTAATGATGCTGACCTGGTCATCAAATCCAGAGACTCGCTTCTCGACATAAGCCGTGCGATTAGAGTTGTGGTAAAAAAGAAAAAAGAGGTTTCGATCAGAGATAGTGAACTCAGTGATATCGAGAATACTATTCTCAAAGAATCACTAAAAGGCAAAAACATTCATCTGATAGCTAAAACACTTAATATACCGCCCAAAAGAGTTTACGCTTATCGTAACAAGGCGTGCAAAAAATTAGGGGGAAAAAAAATAAGTGACCTGCTTTTAATAAAAGATAAACTACTTGAAGAATCATCAACGTTTTTCACCTCTCCTGCCAGTATAAGAGAACTGGACTACAGCTTTTAA
- a CDS encoding ACP S-malonyltransferase, which yields MDINSTSQPVVFLFAGQGNPVIGMGADLWNINQTTRAIWDCASDISGMDIRRLCLKGPMNRLIQTTVQQIAVTAMNATLYTLCKDKFDNTNVIGSCGHSVGEYSALYAAGAVTLENLFRLIQLRSHVMDEVSRKYKGYMLAVKDIDHTALSQMIIESDLPIDISCDNSCRQQVVGGTIAALNEFSRQLRADGHETVKLGVSGAWHTRLMAEGVPFMRQYLSDFEFCPPQHDVVMNVTGKAENEPAEIKENLSLHLTHTVKWADSMSFFLTNNRPVLFVEISNKAYLGKVLKDFVNFDPEMILHCRGLFSI from the coding sequence ATGGATATAAATAGTACATCACAGCCTGTTGTTTTTCTTTTCGCTGGCCAGGGGAATCCTGTTATCGGAATGGGGGCTGATTTATGGAATATAAATCAAACAACACGTGCCATTTGGGATTGCGCCAGTGATATTTCGGGTATGGATATCAGGCGATTATGTTTAAAGGGGCCAATGAATCGCTTGATCCAGACAACAGTGCAACAAATTGCTGTAACCGCGATGAATGCAACGCTCTATACCCTTTGTAAAGACAAATTTGATAACACAAACGTTATAGGTTCATGCGGGCACAGCGTCGGGGAATATAGTGCTCTTTATGCTGCCGGAGCAGTAACACTAGAAAATTTGTTTCGCCTGATTCAGCTTCGCTCGCACGTGATGGATGAGGTTAGTAGAAAATACAAAGGTTATATGTTGGCGGTGAAAGACATCGATCATACGGCTCTCAGTCAAATGATTATTGAATCTGATCTACCAATCGATATCAGTTGTGATAATAGCTGCCGACAACAAGTTGTCGGCGGAACAATAGCTGCGCTTAATGAATTCTCTCGTCAGCTCCGTGCTGACGGTCATGAGACAGTGAAGCTTGGCGTAAGCGGTGCCTGGCATACGCGTTTGATGGCCGAAGGCGTACCCTTCATGCGCCAATACCTGTCTGATTTTGAATTTTGTCCTCCCCAACATGATGTCGTCATGAATGTGACGGGCAAGGCAGAAAATGAACCGGCAGAGATCAAAGAAAACCTCTCCTTGCATTTGACACATACGGTTAAATGGGCGGATTCAATGTCGTTTTTTTTAACCAATAACAGGCCAGTCTTATTCGTCGAAATTAGCAATAAAGCTTACCTTGGGAAAGTATTGAAGGATTTCGTAAACTTTGACCCTGAGATGATATTGCATTGCAGGGGATTATTTTCAATTTAA
- a CDS encoding outer membrane lipoprotein-sorting protein, which translates to MINVSAAAAIEASDIIRRADEIRSPNKPFRYTVTVLEYKDGVGKEENKQILDISMRFMKPEKGMPADARSLARFIYPPRDKGNIMLSDWYDLWFYTPTLRRPIPVSREQRLVGQISNGDVIVTNFEYSYSATLAGDKPCGESICYELVLLRKSDAVTYPKIIYLVERENYHPYKASYYSMDDKLLKTVKYENFQRVLGEMRPMKIVVRDAKHSKGYSVMEYSDARFESLPESNFTREYIQRGAK; encoded by the coding sequence ATGATAAATGTCAGCGCGGCGGCTGCAATCGAAGCGTCAGATATTATCCGGCGCGCTGACGAAATTCGCTCACCCAATAAACCTTTTCGCTATACGGTTACTGTGCTTGAGTACAAAGATGGTGTGGGAAAAGAAGAAAATAAACAGATTCTTGATATATCAATGCGTTTTATGAAACCTGAAAAAGGAATGCCAGCTGATGCTCGTTCTCTGGCTCGTTTTATTTATCCCCCCAGGGATAAAGGTAATATCATGTTATCTGATTGGTATGATTTATGGTTTTATACGCCCACGCTTCGACGCCCTATACCAGTATCGCGAGAGCAAAGGTTGGTTGGGCAGATTTCTAATGGTGACGTTATCGTTACCAACTTTGAATATTCTTATAGCGCAACGCTGGCCGGAGATAAGCCTTGCGGGGAATCGATCTGCTACGAACTCGTTTTGCTACGCAAATCGGATGCAGTGACATACCCAAAGATTATCTATTTAGTTGAAAGAGAGAATTATCATCCGTACAAGGCTTCTTATTATTCAATGGACGATAAACTGCTTAAAACAGTCAAGTACGAAAATTTTCAAAGGGTGCTAGGGGAAATGCGACCAATGAAAATTGTTGTGCGAGATGCAAAACATAGTAAAGGTTATTCTGTTATGGAGTACAGTGATGCCAGGTTTGAGTCTTTACCTGAGTCAAATTTTACCCGGGAATATATTCAGCGAGGTGCTAAGTGA
- a CDS encoding ABC transporter permease codes for MHMLLMNLAVLVIMCFVFYCLFFKFRDAKFSFLNLFRHKKRTVSTTIAIMLGGVSIFLYGGFIDYSFWILKEQTIRTNIGHVQIYNPKYFETSNKSRSLIADYANLKKEILNDRALSDDISTISGQLEFSGVISQYENETSSFFSGLGVEPLPSLKLGSFDKVISGSDLSRVKTNEATLGEGLAGTLNAHYGDWLDIITVNTHGGQGALSLKLRGIFSSGIKDYDDVAMKMPLATAQKLMGTDGVSKVLILLKKDNTDMFIDRLRHFIDEHHLPLIVKSWKDASIFYQQVESLLSGIYFFIKLIVALIVIFMIGNAMTMNIIERTREITTLRAMGLQPLHISRLFLLEGIFIGTLGAVGSLLIGFILAGIINLHGIAMPPSPGQTQGYTAFIKTNNVELIWLTFVLPVLTSSLASILPALRASRLNISDAFKFS; via the coding sequence ATGCACATGCTTTTAATGAATTTAGCTGTTCTCGTGATAATGTGTTTTGTCTTTTATTGTCTGTTTTTTAAGTTCAGGGATGCAAAGTTTTCATTTTTAAACTTGTTCAGGCATAAAAAAAGAACAGTTTCAACCACGATTGCCATTATGCTAGGTGGTGTGTCTATTTTTCTGTATGGTGGATTCATTGATTATTCTTTTTGGATTTTGAAGGAGCAGACGATTAGAACAAATATCGGACATGTACAGATCTATAATCCAAAATATTTTGAGACATCAAATAAAAGCCGCAGCCTGATCGCGGATTATGCAAACCTGAAAAAAGAAATACTCAATGACCGTGCATTGTCTGATGATATTTCAACTATTTCAGGACAACTAGAATTTAGTGGCGTCATATCACAATACGAAAATGAAACCTCCAGTTTTTTTTCAGGGTTAGGTGTAGAACCCTTGCCATCGTTAAAGCTTGGTTCTTTCGATAAGGTTATTTCTGGCAGTGACTTATCTCGAGTGAAAACCAATGAAGCTACCCTCGGAGAAGGGCTTGCCGGAACACTAAATGCTCATTATGGTGACTGGCTTGATATAATCACTGTCAATACTCATGGTGGTCAGGGCGCTCTTTCATTGAAGTTACGCGGCATCTTTTCCTCAGGGATTAAAGATTATGATGATGTTGCGATGAAAATGCCCTTAGCAACAGCACAAAAATTAATGGGTACAGATGGCGTAAGCAAGGTATTAATCTTGCTTAAAAAAGACAACACCGATATGTTCATCGACAGGTTGCGGCATTTTATTGATGAACATCATTTACCATTGATAGTTAAAAGCTGGAAAGATGCTTCGATTTTTTATCAACAGGTAGAGAGCTTACTTTCAGGTATTTATTTCTTTATCAAGCTCATTGTGGCCCTCATCGTCATTTTTATGATCGGTAATGCGATGACAATGAATATTATAGAGCGTACGAGAGAAATCACCACGCTGCGGGCTATGGGTTTACAGCCATTACATATTTCGCGGTTGTTTCTGCTTGAAGGTATATTTATTGGCACCCTCGGCGCGGTTGGAAGTCTTCTCATCGGCTTCATTCTGGCAGGTATCATTAATCTGCACGGTATCGCCATGCCTCCGTCCCCCGGGCAAACGCAAGGCTATACTGCATTCATTAAAACTAACAACGTCGAGTTGATATGGTTAACGTTTGTATTGCCTGTGCTAACCTCCTCGTTAGCGTCAATACTACCGGCTTTGCGAGCATCCAGATTAAATATATCCGATGCATTTAAATTTTCGTAA
- a CDS encoding ABC transporter ATP-binding protein: MSNTIKELPAIFMQDICKSFGINENKVDALKNINLEIKKGEFVALCGPSGSGKSTLLNILSGIDTPSTGTVMFLNNVLNDMPEKRLAYMRSKYVGFIFQFFNLIPVLSVFDNVFYPLVLNAHFNKKDAKERALHFLDSVGLAHLVDRKPGQLSGGQQQRVAIARALAHEPRVVVADEPTGNLDLTTGEAILELLMNINQQTSTTFVISTHSTQLRDSARRVIEIKDGVLVHGSDA; this comes from the coding sequence ATGAGCAATACAATAAAAGAACTCCCCGCAATCTTTATGCAGGATATTTGTAAAAGTTTTGGTATAAACGAAAATAAGGTCGATGCGCTAAAAAACATTAACCTTGAAATTAAGAAAGGTGAGTTTGTGGCGCTATGTGGGCCTTCCGGCAGTGGAAAAAGTACGTTGCTAAATATTCTTTCGGGTATCGATACGCCTTCCACCGGAACTGTCATGTTTCTCAATAATGTTCTTAATGATATGCCTGAAAAACGGTTAGCGTATATGCGAAGCAAATACGTAGGGTTTATTTTTCAGTTTTTTAACCTTATTCCAGTGCTCAGCGTTTTTGATAATGTATTTTATCCCCTTGTTCTGAATGCACATTTCAATAAGAAAGACGCGAAAGAACGCGCTTTACATTTCCTGGACAGCGTGGGGCTTGCCCATTTAGTTGATCGCAAACCCGGTCAGTTATCGGGGGGGCAACAGCAACGCGTTGCGATTGCCCGCGCGCTTGCGCATGAACCCAGAGTTGTCGTCGCCGATGAACCGACCGGGAACCTGGACTTAACAACGGGCGAGGCCATTTTAGAGTTGTTAATGAATATAAATCAGCAGACCAGCACCACATTTGTTATTTCCACGCATTCAACCCAGCTTAGAGATAGCGCCAGGCGGGTAATTGAAATTAAAGATGGAGTGTTAGTACATGGCTCAGATGCGTAA
- a CDS encoding beta-ketoacyl synthase N-terminal-like domain-containing protein, which produces MDNAAIIAGYSLYLPFAENYSQLINNLRVGKRVNENYWFASDEVALKCGFRGNKRVARLDQIDDSPLALLHRLIDDALVQANLSKSALTGERVRVYLTGLGPRVDGMDYKSFYDHNDVEDLKCSPSISRLHVNNMSQDELAYNIAHKYQLKYLPPNLHCTSNSSLTAVHLGCQAIDNDGADIVCVINCSKIKTQDIWFLENQSMLDSESVQPFGQNSRSVLFAEGYCVILLESKAHRQARGRNGGVQLKSTYAQISASRSNDSAWLSANIIKVIGKILDDANVGLGDLCAIIPHGNGSSNSDKAEAKAIAMLSDKQPVPVLAYKGQLGYTTTGSGIVDLIIGEHSLRQRELLTPVSNDDIIEEIASQLLTDIGVIKHEKKHLLKTGLGVDGSIIGIVMSDTRI; this is translated from the coding sequence ATGGATAATGCGGCTATCATTGCTGGTTACAGTCTATATTTACCCTTTGCTGAAAATTATAGTCAGTTGATCAATAATCTTCGCGTCGGTAAGCGTGTTAATGAAAACTATTGGTTTGCATCTGATGAAGTAGCGCTGAAATGTGGGTTTAGAGGAAATAAGCGCGTGGCGAGGCTAGATCAGATAGATGATAGCCCATTAGCATTATTACATCGGTTAATTGATGATGCACTGGTTCAGGCTAATCTTAGTAAAAGCGCGCTTACCGGCGAAAGGGTAAGGGTATATTTAACCGGGCTGGGGCCTCGTGTTGATGGCATGGACTATAAATCTTTCTATGATCACAATGACGTTGAGGATCTTAAATGTTCACCATCAATAAGTCGGCTTCATGTAAACAATATGTCGCAGGATGAACTCGCCTATAACATTGCGCATAAATATCAATTAAAATATCTTCCGCCTAATTTACATTGCACCAGTAATTCATCATTGACTGCGGTTCATCTTGGTTGCCAGGCGATCGATAATGACGGGGCAGATATTGTTTGTGTAATTAATTGTTCAAAAATTAAAACGCAAGATATTTGGTTTCTCGAAAATCAATCTATGCTTGATAGCGAATCAGTACAGCCCTTTGGTCAAAATAGCAGATCGGTTTTATTTGCAGAGGGGTATTGCGTCATATTACTTGAGAGTAAAGCACATCGACAGGCCAGAGGAAGAAATGGGGGAGTACAGCTCAAATCCACCTATGCGCAAATTAGTGCGAGTCGCAGTAATGATTCAGCATGGTTAAGCGCCAATATTATTAAGGTAATCGGTAAAATATTGGATGATGCGAACGTTGGCCTCGGCGATTTATGCGCAATTATTCCTCATGGCAACGGTTCATCAAACAGCGACAAGGCAGAAGCCAAAGCAATAGCAATGCTTTCAGACAAGCAACCTGTTCCGGTTCTCGCATATAAAGGACAACTGGGTTACACCACAACGGGCTCAGGGATCGTCGATTTGATTATTGGTGAGCACTCCCTTCGCCAACGCGAATTACTTACTCCGGTAAGTAATGATGACATTATCGAAGAAATTGCGAGTCAGTTGTTGACTGACATCGGCGTCATCAAACATGAAAAGAAACATTTGCTCAAAACGGGACTTGGCGTTGATGGATCAATTATCGGTATCGTCATGTCTGATACCCGCATTTGA